In a single window of the Rhopalosiphum padi isolate XX-2018 chromosome 1, ASM2088224v1, whole genome shotgun sequence genome:
- the LOC132931857 gene encoding uncharacterized protein LOC132931857 isoform X3 gives MATTLAMVTTIVMVTTSVMVTTLETVRTLTMVTTLETVRTLTMVTSLTMLSIIANQDKILKYDPIVGDIVKVFSSQNDGLFRAKILKNNNNGSYDVFYIDYGNIETVSSNVIYELANELKKPGIAVKIGLSDLKNIQTTEQIKNMFNQFCDNGKLFMIELDERSKNCLENAKLKDIDNGSCIDSKYIMKYTSIQPGIMPVQVEENISIIHNNNQLNHLKNNDIVFLKHFEDMNSVYIVKDVQLLNDVILKIITDKTAVCKKELIVGDIVKIVLEKSQYRAKIKKIDVNLICVKNIDFGYCEFVEANSVCELSDDLLKIPGLAIKIGIKGTLIKKTPDLDVYIEKIERIPLYLEFEEGNSSRYQEIILRRKDNSENIFEEFLKSNKNQLICNQISNKCENNDTIIKSSESLINSFENITLTVGDYCIVSYFKDFKNIYLCKAVKNDANDYEMHNLPIVLKTMDSKDRNAKVNPAIGDIVKVFSHLFSDFYRAKILDIDNNQFHVSYIDFGNTEIVSSNEIFELSDELKIKTKLPTPVAIEVPPNAKTTDEIQIFFDNLINASVVLCIENKTQNIDGSENIILKELKSGRLVNTELLKLLPVEKIPINNFENSNKTHVVDAKCDNNHDLENVKILKKTMDSCTTDENVHLKIEEEKKSPDFKFGPLKNRDLVNLRYFLDSTSVFVSRSSEEHLKLFYDVTTRTIEDNSRRKQIEIKVGDIVKAIFLDNMYRAKILKKVDHNRFYISFIDFGNDEIVYADEIFELPEELKKIPGLIVKIGIKGSPIVEKSNDLVSKYLEDLEDESLYIEYDEENPNGLNEASLKRKNGSDIFEELFKILGKPMVTKEESIKKEQNFTKNETLLINSPEPEIISNIELRTGDTVFCSHFEDFNHLYLCKSSKNNTIPENYSMMIDSKLAKDIVVKKNLKYKDIVRVKFEEKIFRAKVLDKCGLKYSVFLMDIGKNINVLADDIFELPSTLKNIPGLAQKVGLKGTQDLIITSDVKDYFYNLWHNDPIPLILRYDEGNFNYLNEVNLIKQSDGLDIVDDLIKMCSKSDMSNKSKPAQVTKSNGSNINNWQILSGDHVEFLFGNNVDNIFVRKIKLYEEFKNVLDQLKEENSKNYKPITPKTNDIVAVYSTKYNGIYRAKVNIPCFDDTNRVKCLLIDIGQIDMIPPKNVFSLPNYVLLNKVPNMVRRVTLAGVNKIFNTKITPYLSSLKGKAYIMEYDKKSDQWHKQEVVLKELQSKLSINDEVQKLFSDDASSVPISQQRRLERKIILPEPKESTLEKPSHPIKSGSSVFITNFENFNSIFIRDASYEFIENFNAFNKKMLKYYRNTNNEIAKVNLKIGDKVCVQSLLNVVMHSRAIIIDIIDNEYNVFYLDYGNTELVSAEDIMALPEELEKFQDFVIKVQLQNMPPLNTNNEIQVIKNHFKKNFITPNATLSIEFNEFNPKGLDDVVLRTEYYKKDIVEDIRDLLNAPPMNIKITGQNKNTEQQTSFPGICPYPTRRLL, from the exons ATGGCCACAACATTAGCAATGGTCACAACAATAGTAATGGTCACAACATCAGTAATGGTCACAACATTAGAAACGGTCAGGACATTAACAATGGTCACAACATTAGAAACGGTCAGGACATTAACAATGGTCACATCATTAACAATGCTCTCAATAATAGCGAATCaag ataaaatactTAAGTATGATCCTATTGTGGGAGATATTGTCAAAGTTTTTTCGTCTCAAAATGATGGTTTATTCAGagcaaaaatactaaaaaataataataatggaagtTATGATGTTTTCTACATTGATTATGGAAACATTGAAACTGTCTCATCAAATGTTATTTATGAATTGGCTAATGAATTGAagaag CCTGGAATAGCTGTTAAAATAGGACTcagtgatttaaaaaatattcaaactactgaacaaattaaaaatatgtttaaccaGTTTTGTGACAACGGAAAGCTGTTTATGATT gagtTGGATGAAAGATCTAAAAATTGTCTAGAAAATGCAAAATTGAAAGATATAGATAATGGATCATGTATTGattctaaatatataatgaaatacacaTCAATACAACCtg GAATCATGCCTGTGCAAGTTgaagaaaatatttcaataattcataataataatcaactcaaccatttaaaaaataacgatatagtttttttaaaacattttgaagatatgaatagtgtatatattgtaaaggATGTACAACTATTAAATGatgtgattttaaaaattattactgatAAAA CTGCTGTTTGTAAAAAAGAATTAATTGTCGGagatattgttaaaattgtgCTTGAAAAATCTCAATATcgtgcaaaaattaaaaaaattgatgttaatttgatttgtgttaaaaatattgattttggaTACTGTGAATTTGTCGAGGCAAATTCTGTTTGTGAACTATCAGATGATTTATTAAAG ATTCCTGGATTAGCTATAAAGATTGGAATTAAAGGAACTTTAATAAAGAAGACACCTGACTTAGatgtttatattgaaaaaatcgaAAGAATTCCATTATATTTA gAATTTGAAGAAGGAAATTCCAGTAGATatcaagaaattattttaaggaGAAAAGataattctgaaaatatttttgaagagtttttaaaatcaaataaaaatcaattaatttgtaatc aAATTTCAAACAAATGTGAAAACAATGACACAATAATCAAATCTAGTGAAAGCTTAATCAACAGTTTTGAAAACATTACATTAACAGTTGGGGATTATTGTATTGTTtcttatttcaaagattttaaaaatatttatttatgtaaagcTGTAAAAAATGATGCAAATGATTATGAAATGCATAATTTACCTATTGTTCTAAAGACCATGGATAGTAAAG ATCGTAATGCTAAAGTAAATCCAGCCATAGGAGATATTGTCAAAGTATTTTCACATTTGTTCAGTGATTTTTATAGagctaaaatattagatattgacAATAACCAATTCCATGTTTCTTACATTGATTTTGGAAATACAGAGATTGTTAGttcaaatgaaatatttgaactttcaGATGAATTGAAAATAAAG ACCAAATTACCAACTCCAGTAGCGATTGAAGTTCCCCCAAATGCCAAAACAACagatgaaattcaaattttttttgataatttaataaatgctaGTGTAGTTTTGTGTATT gaaaacaaaacacaaaatattgatggttcagaaaatattattctaaaagaaTTAAAGTCTGGTAGATTAGTAAACActgaattattgaaattattacctGTTGAAAAGAtaccaattaataattttgaaaattctaataaaacaCATGTTGTAGATGCTAAATGTGACAATAATCATGATTTAgagaatgttaaaatattaaagaaaactaTGGATAGTTGTACAA ctgatgaaaatgttcatttaaaaattgaagaagaaaaaaaatcaccagACTTTAAATTTGGGCCACTTAAGAATAGagatttagttaatttaagatattttctTGATTCAACTTCTGTATTTGTTTCTCGAAGTTCTGAAGAacatttaaaactgttttatgaTGTTACTACAAGAACAATAGAAGATAACT cgaGAAGGAAACAAATAGAAATTAAAGTAGGAGATATTGTTAAAGCAATATTTcttgataatatgtatagagcaaaaatacttaaaaaagttGATCATAATCGTttctatatttcttttattgatTTTGGAAATGATGAGATTGTTTATGCTGATGAAATTTTTGAATTACCCGAAGAACTAAAaaag attcctGGTTTGATTGTAAAAATTGGAATTAAAGGATCACCAATAGTTGAAAAATCAAATGATttagtatcaaaatatttagaagatTTAGAAGACGAATCTTTATACatt gaaTATGATGAAGAAAACCCGAATGGATTAAATGAAGCtagtttaaaaagaaaaaatggttctgatatttttgaagaattatttaaaattttgggaAAACCAATGGTTACTAAag AAGAATCCATAAAAAAAGAACAGAACTTTACTAAAAATGAGACATTGTTAATAAATTCACCTGAACCAGAAATCATATCAAATATTGAATTGAGAACTGGTGATACTGTTTTTTGTAGTCATTTTGAAGATTTTAATCATCTATACCTTTGtaaaagttctaaaaataatactataccaGAAAATTATAGTATGATGATTGATTCTAAATTGGCAAAag atattgttGTAAAAAAGAATCTTAAATATAAGGATATAGTAAGAGTGAAGTTTGAAGAGAAAATTTTCCGTGCAAAAGTACTTGATAAATGTGGACTTAAATATTCtgtatttttaatggatattggAAAGAATATAAATGTGCTTGCTGATGATATCTTTGAACTTCCAAGTaccttaaaaaat attcCTGGTTTAGCTCAAAAGGTTGGTCTTAAAGGTACAcaagatttaataattacttcagatgttaaagattatttttataacctgTGGCATAATGATCCAATTCCATTAATTTTA AGATATGATGAGggcaatttcaattatttaaatgaagtaaatttaataaaacaaagtgATGGTCTTGATATTGTTGATGATTTAATCAAGATGTGTAGTAAATCTGACATGTCTAATAAATCTAAACCGGCTCAAGTAACAAAAAGTAATG gttcaaatattaataattggcaAATTTTAAGCGGAGATCATGTGGAATTTTTATTTGGAAATAATgttgacaatatttttgtaagaaaaataaaattatatgaagaaTTTAAGAATGTTTTAGACCAACTAAAAGAAGAAAATA gtaaaaattaCAAACCAATAACTCCAAAGACTAATGACATTGTTGCAGtatattctacaaaatataatggGATTTATAGAGCTAAAGTCAACATACCATGTTTTGATGATACAAATAGGGTTAAATGTCTTTTGATTGATATTGGTCAAATTGATATGATAccacctaaaaatgtattttcattgcCAAACTATGTACTATTAAATAAA gtGCCAAATATGGTTCGTAGAGTGACACTTGCCGGTGTAAACAAGATCTTTAATACTAAGATAACTCCGTATCTATCTTCATTGAAAGGAAAAGCATATATTATg gaaTATGATAAGAAATCTGATCAATGGCATAAACAAGAAGTTGTGTTAAAAGAACTACAAAGCAAGTTGTCCATTAATGATgaagtacaaaaattattttctgatgATGCTTCTTCTGTTCCTATATCTCAGCAGCGACGATTAGAAagaaaaatta tCCTGCCTGAGCCAAAAGAAAGTACATTGGAAAAACCATCTCATCCTATTAAAAGTGGTTCATCTGTTTTCATAACTAATTTTGAAAActtcaattcaatttttattcgtGATGCATCATATGAATTTATTGAGAActttaatgcatttaataaaaaaatgttgaaatattatagaaata ctaaTAATGAAATTGCCAAAGTAAACTTGAAGATTGGTGATAAAGTATGTGTACAGTCATTATTAAATGTAGTAATGCATTCTCGTGCTATTATAATCGACATCATTGATAACgaatacaatgttttttatcTGGATTATGGAAATACAGAACTAGTTAGTGCTGAAGATATAATGGCTTTGCCAGAAGAATTAGAAAAG TTCCAAGATTTTGTCATAAAAGTTCAACTACAAAACATGCCACCGTTGAATACCAACAATGAAATTCAAGTTATCAAaaatcatttcaaaaaaaattttattacaccCAATGCAACACTTTCTATT GAATTTAATGAGTTCAATCCAAAAGGTCTTGATGATGTTGTTTTAAGGACAGAGTATTATAAAAAGGATATTGTTGAGGATATTAGAGACTTACTAAATGCACCaccaatgaatattaaaataacag ggcaaaataaaaatacagaacAACAAACTTCATTTCCTGGCATATGTCCTTACCCTACACGAAGactgttataa